From one Microbacter margulisiae genomic stretch:
- the nfo gene encoding deoxyribonuclease IV yields MKFIGAHVSASGGVENAPINAASIGANAFALFTKNQRQWAASPLTEQSISKFREQCIQNNFSLDKILPHDSYLINLGHPEHDALLKSRAAFLDEMQRCELLGLQLLNFHPGSHLNQIPVAQCLSLVAESINETLSKTKGVIAVIENTAGQGSNIGFDFQHLADIIAQVEDKSRVGVCIDTCHAFTAGYDLREEKRYEQVWESFDHIVGFSYLKSIHLNDSKKELGTHVDRHANIGDGFLGMNFFSHFMKDPRFDNIPIILETPDESRWAEEISLLKRLAQG; encoded by the coding sequence ATGAAATTTATAGGAGCGCACGTTAGTGCATCAGGCGGAGTTGAAAATGCGCCTATTAATGCAGCCAGCATTGGTGCAAATGCATTTGCTTTGTTTACGAAAAACCAACGCCAATGGGCTGCGTCCCCATTGACAGAACAAAGTATTAGCAAGTTTAGGGAACAATGCATTCAAAATAATTTTTCTTTGGATAAGATTCTGCCTCATGATAGTTATTTGATTAATCTGGGACATCCAGAGCATGATGCATTACTAAAATCAAGAGCTGCTTTTTTAGATGAAATGCAACGTTGTGAATTACTTGGATTGCAGCTTCTTAATTTCCATCCTGGTTCACATTTAAATCAGATTCCAGTGGCACAATGCTTGTCGTTGGTTGCAGAGTCAATTAACGAGACTTTGTCTAAGACGAAGGGAGTCATTGCTGTTATTGAAAATACAGCTGGACAAGGCAGTAATATTGGATTTGACTTTCAACACCTCGCGGATATTATTGCCCAAGTTGAAGATAAATCTCGTGTAGGAGTATGTATAGATACTTGCCACGCATTTACTGCCGGATATGATCTTCGTGAAGAAAAAAGATATGAACAGGTCTGGGAATCTTTTGACCACATTGTCGGATTTTCTTATCTGAAAAGTATCCATTTAAATGATTCAAAAAAAGAATTGGGTACGCATGTTGATCGTCATGCTAATATAGGAGATGGATTTTTAGGTATGAATTTTTTTAGCCATTTTATGAAAGATCCTCGCTTTGATAATATTCCTATTATTTTGGAAACTCCTGATGAATCCCGTTGGGCAGAAGAAATTAGCTTGTTGAAGAGATTAGCCCAAGGCTGA
- a CDS encoding AsnC family transcriptional regulator, producing MEKIDELDRKILGIITQNARTPFKDVAEECGVSRAAIHQRVQRLIELKIITGSGYYVDPRALGYQICAYIGITLEKGSMYKEVVLELEKIAEIVECTYTLGPYSVLIKIYAKNTEHLFQLLNNKIQEISGIVATETLTALDQRILRQIPVQPSAEE from the coding sequence ATGGAAAAGATTGACGAACTTGATCGGAAAATATTAGGAATCATTACTCAAAATGCGCGTACGCCATTTAAAGACGTAGCTGAAGAATGCGGCGTTTCAAGGGCTGCGATTCATCAACGTGTTCAACGCCTAATAGAGTTGAAAATTATTACTGGTTCAGGCTATTACGTTGATCCACGAGCTTTGGGATACCAAATTTGTGCTTATATTGGTATCACACTGGAAAAAGGCTCTATGTATAAGGAAGTTGTTCTAGAACTAGAAAAGATTGCTGAAATTGTAGAATGCACCTATACCTTAGGACCATACTCTGTGTTAATTAAAATATATGCTAAAAACACTGAGCATCTATTTCAGTTGTTGAATAATAAAATTCAGGAAATTAGCGGTATCGTAGCCACTGAGACATTAACGGCCCTTGATCAACGTATCCTCAGGCAAATTCCCGTTCAGCCTTCTGCAGAAGAATAA
- a CDS encoding phosphoribosylaminoimidazolesuccinocarboxamide synthase, protein MQQPVVSTDFAFPDLTHVYHGKVRDVYTISQDLLVMVATDRISAFDVILPKGIPYKGQILNQIAADFLDATSDICPNWKMATPDPMVTVGLRCDAYPVEMIVRGYLCGSAWRAYKNGARAICGVALPEGLRENEQLPHPIITPTTKAEQGNHDEDISKEEILRLGLVAPDEYALLEKYALDLFARGSGIAAKRGLILVDTKYEFGKHEDKIYLIDEVHTPDSSRYFYSEGYHERFEKGLPQKQLSKEFVREWLMDNGFHGKTGETVPEMTESVISQISDRYIELYEHIIGISFIKEESTSIVQRIKGNIDQFLLSHPLKKN, encoded by the coding sequence ATGCAACAACCTGTAGTTTCAACCGATTTTGCTTTTCCTGATTTAACACATGTTTATCATGGGAAAGTCCGTGATGTATACACTATTAGCCAAGACTTATTGGTGATGGTCGCAACTGATCGTATTTCGGCGTTTGACGTTATTTTACCGAAAGGAATACCATATAAAGGGCAGATATTGAATCAGATAGCTGCAGATTTTTTGGATGCTACTTCTGATATCTGTCCGAATTGGAAAATGGCTACTCCAGATCCGATGGTGACAGTGGGACTTCGTTGTGATGCCTATCCTGTCGAAATGATTGTACGTGGATATCTATGTGGGAGCGCCTGGAGAGCCTATAAGAATGGAGCGCGCGCTATTTGTGGCGTTGCATTGCCTGAAGGACTACGAGAAAATGAACAATTGCCACATCCCATTATTACCCCGACAACAAAAGCTGAACAAGGGAATCATGATGAAGATATTTCTAAAGAAGAAATATTGCGTTTAGGATTAGTTGCCCCGGATGAATATGCTTTACTTGAAAAATATGCTTTAGATTTATTTGCCAGAGGAAGCGGGATTGCAGCTAAACGTGGTTTGATTTTAGTAGATACCAAGTATGAGTTTGGTAAACATGAAGATAAAATATACTTAATTGATGAAGTCCATACTCCGGATTCATCACGTTATTTCTATTCAGAAGGATATCATGAACGATTTGAAAAAGGATTACCTCAGAAACAGCTATCTAAAGAATTTGTACGTGAATGGCTTATGGATAATGGCTTTCACGGCAAAACAGGAGAAACTGTCCCTGAAATGACGGAATCTGTGATTTCTCAAATTAGTGATCGTTACATTGAATTATACGAACATATCATTGGAATATCTTTCATAAAGGAAGAATCAACAAGCATTGTGCAACGTATCAAAGGCAATATTGATCAATTCTTGTTATCACATCCTTTGAAGAAGAACTAA
- a CDS encoding 2-oxoacid:ferredoxin oxidoreductase subunit beta, producing MPNPTYIPQDFKSDQYVRWCPGCGNFAILNAIYKALAEVGVSPANTAVISGIGCSSRLSYYMNTYGFHTIHGRATAIATGVKVANPALSVWQFTGDGDCLAIGGNHFIHALRRNIDINIVLHNNEIYGLTKGQFSPTSPKGMITKSSPYGTIERPFKPAELIFGAGGTFFARTVDVDIPTSVETMVAAAKHHGTSVVEVLQNCVIFNDGAYKMISTKELRAENVIFLKHGEPMLFGKNKEKGLTLEGFNLKAVSLGGRGVSAKDVLIHDATTQDFVLHQKLAAMSAPDLPIAMGVIRNVEESTYDDALVNQIHEVQSKSRIKTFEDLLDSIDSWEI from the coding sequence ATGCCAAATCCAACTTATATCCCGCAAGATTTTAAAAGTGACCAATATGTACGTTGGTGTCCAGGTTGCGGAAATTTTGCTATTCTGAATGCCATCTATAAGGCATTGGCTGAAGTAGGGGTTAGTCCGGCAAACACCGCGGTTATCTCCGGTATCGGGTGTTCATCCCGGTTGTCATATTATATGAATACCTATGGTTTTCATACCATTCACGGGCGGGCTACTGCCATTGCTACAGGAGTGAAGGTAGCCAATCCAGCTCTGTCAGTGTGGCAATTTACTGGTGATGGAGATTGTCTGGCTATAGGTGGGAATCATTTTATTCATGCTTTGCGGAGAAACATTGATATCAATATTGTTTTACACAATAATGAAATATACGGATTAACTAAAGGACAATTTTCTCCTACATCCCCTAAGGGAATGATTACCAAATCATCGCCTTATGGAACGATCGAACGCCCATTTAAGCCAGCAGAGCTGATTTTTGGTGCAGGAGGAACCTTTTTTGCGCGTACTGTAGATGTAGATATTCCGACTTCTGTTGAAACTATGGTTGCTGCTGCCAAACATCATGGAACTTCAGTCGTAGAAGTGTTGCAAAACTGTGTGATTTTTAATGATGGTGCTTATAAAATGATTAGCACAAAAGAACTCCGGGCTGAAAATGTTATCTTTTTAAAGCATGGAGAGCCAATGTTGTTTGGAAAAAACAAGGAAAAAGGCTTAACTTTGGAGGGTTTTAATCTCAAAGCTGTGTCATTAGGCGGCCGTGGAGTGTCTGCAAAAGATGTTTTAATCCATGATGCAACCACGCAGGATTTTGTATTGCATCAGAAACTGGCAGCTATGAGTGCGCCGGACCTCCCAATTGCAATGGGAGTTATTCGTAATGTTGAAGAATCGACTTACGATGATGCTTTGGTGAATCAAATACATGAGGTGCAGTCTAAATCGAGAATCAAAACATTTGAAGATTTGTTAGATAGCATCGATTCATGGGAAATTTAG
- a CDS encoding citrate synthase, whose protein sequence is MNTDELIQKLTESIKVTSHIDTELFTKYNVKRGLRNEDHSGVLVGLTTIGDVVGYERQEGAALKAIPGKLIYRGIDVEEIATSIDQEKRFGFEETVFLLLAGYLPSPDELKTFNTLISEQRSIEELSKFSILQLQGHDIMNILARSVMIMYTFDDNADDISPENLMKQAVSLIAKFPTIIAYAYHSMRHNYHGQTLAIRHPKDNLSIAENFLYMLKGQDHYTELDARVLDMALVLHAEHGGGNNSTFTIRVTSSSGTDTYSSVAAAIGSLKGPLHGGANLQVMDMFNHLKGAIHNWSDEQEIKSYLLKILKKEVYNRKGLIYGIGHAVYTISDPRAVILRDMARDLAHEKGRDQEFEFLELLEKLAIETFMEFKGLNVNKQVCANVDFYSGFVYEMIGLPREVFTPIFAMARIAGWMAHRIEELNFESKRIIRPAYKNVSDRKQYLPLNKR, encoded by the coding sequence ATGAACACAGATGAATTAATTCAGAAATTGACGGAATCAATTAAGGTAACCAGCCACATTGATACGGAGTTGTTTACAAAATACAATGTAAAAAGAGGGTTGCGCAACGAGGATCATTCCGGGGTGTTGGTTGGATTAACAACAATCGGAGATGTTGTTGGATATGAACGGCAGGAAGGTGCTGCCCTAAAAGCTATTCCGGGTAAATTGATTTATCGTGGTATCGATGTTGAGGAAATTGCAACGTCCATTGATCAGGAAAAACGTTTCGGATTTGAAGAAACTGTTTTTTTGCTGCTTGCAGGGTATTTACCATCTCCAGATGAACTAAAAACATTCAATACTCTAATATCGGAACAACGTTCCATTGAAGAGTTATCCAAGTTCAGTATTTTGCAGCTGCAGGGTCATGATATTATGAATATCCTGGCACGTTCTGTAATGATTATGTACACATTTGACGACAATGCTGATGATATTTCTCCAGAAAACCTGATGAAGCAAGCAGTCTCTTTAATTGCTAAGTTTCCGACTATCATAGCATATGCGTATCACAGTATGCGGCATAATTATCACGGGCAAACGTTAGCTATTCGCCACCCCAAAGATAATTTATCGATTGCCGAAAATTTCCTTTATATGCTGAAAGGGCAGGATCATTATACTGAATTGGATGCCAGAGTACTGGATATGGCTTTGGTATTGCATGCAGAACATGGTGGTGGAAATAACTCAACATTCACCATTCGAGTTACCAGTTCATCAGGTACAGATACTTATTCGTCCGTAGCAGCTGCTATCGGCTCTTTGAAAGGGCCTTTGCATGGGGGAGCTAATCTTCAGGTGATGGATATGTTTAATCATTTAAAAGGTGCTATTCATAATTGGTCTGATGAGCAGGAGATTAAATCCTATTTATTGAAAATATTAAAGAAAGAGGTATATAACAGAAAAGGCTTGATTTATGGAATAGGGCATGCTGTATATACGATATCCGATCCCCGTGCTGTAATTTTGCGCGATATGGCCCGTGATTTAGCTCATGAGAAAGGAAGAGACCAAGAGTTTGAGTTTCTTGAGCTATTGGAGAAATTAGCCATTGAAACTTTTATGGAATTCAAAGGGTTGAATGTTAATAAGCAAGTTTGTGCCAATGTCGACTTTTATTCCGGATTTGTTTACGAAATGATCGGTTTACCTCGTGAAGTGTTTACTCCAATTTTTGCAATGGCACGCATTGCTGGCTGGATGGCCCATCGTATTGAAGAACTCAATTTTGAAAGTAAGCGGATTATCCGACCGGCATATAAAAATGTAAGCGATCGAAAGCAGTATTTACCTTTGAATAAAAGATGA
- a CDS encoding acetyl-CoA hydrolase/transferase family protein, protein MSIKTYHAVTPEEAVKVIKSGDHVHLSSVASVPQCLVHAMCARGDAGELHDVHIHHLHTEGPAPYTDTKYEGVFQHDAFFVGSNVRPAVQSGFADYIPIFLSETQRLYRDGYIKCNVAMIQVCPPDEHGFVSLGTSVDATLAAVETADYVIAVVNKNVPRAFGQAMISMSLIDIFVEDDTPLVKSHFSIPNEIETAIGMHCAELIEDGACLQMGIGSIPNAVLAQLGNHKNLGIHTEMFADGVLPLVEQGVINGANKGVDKGKMVSTFLMGSQEVYDFIHNNPQVLMMDVGYTNDPFIISQNPKTTAINSALQVDLTGQVCADSLGTKFFSGVGGQIDFVYGASRSKGGKAIIAMPSVTNKGVSKIAPTLAAGAGVVTTRNHIHWFVTEYGAVNLYGKTLQERAKLVISVAHPDHRESLEKAAFERFGSHFRFVTKY, encoded by the coding sequence ATGTCGATCAAAACCTATCATGCAGTTACGCCTGAAGAGGCTGTCAAAGTAATCAAATCAGGAGATCATGTTCATTTGAGTAGTGTTGCAAGTGTACCGCAATGTTTAGTACATGCTATGTGTGCACGTGGTGACGCGGGAGAATTACATGATGTACATATTCATCATTTACATACTGAGGGTCCGGCTCCATATACTGATACTAAATATGAAGGCGTTTTTCAACATGATGCTTTTTTTGTAGGTAGCAATGTGCGTCCTGCTGTTCAAAGTGGATTTGCAGATTATATTCCTATTTTTTTAAGTGAAACACAACGATTATATCGTGACGGCTACATTAAATGTAACGTGGCAATGATTCAGGTTTGTCCCCCTGATGAACACGGTTTTGTATCACTGGGGACATCAGTAGATGCCACCTTAGCAGCTGTTGAAACAGCAGATTATGTGATTGCAGTAGTGAACAAGAATGTTCCTCGTGCATTCGGACAGGCCATGATTTCCATGAGTTTGATTGATATTTTTGTAGAAGATGATACCCCTCTTGTGAAAAGTCATTTTAGCATCCCCAATGAAATAGAAACTGCTATTGGAATGCATTGCGCAGAACTTATCGAAGATGGTGCATGCTTACAAATGGGAATAGGTTCTATTCCGAATGCAGTATTAGCTCAATTAGGTAATCACAAAAATCTGGGTATTCACACAGAAATGTTTGCTGATGGTGTGCTTCCTTTAGTTGAGCAAGGTGTTATCAATGGGGCCAACAAAGGAGTAGATAAAGGGAAGATGGTTTCCACTTTTCTTATGGGGTCTCAAGAGGTGTATGATTTTATCCATAATAATCCTCAAGTACTGATGATGGATGTAGGCTACACGAATGATCCATTTATCATTTCTCAAAACCCTAAAACTACGGCAATTAATTCTGCTTTACAAGTTGATTTAACAGGACAGGTCTGCGCAGATTCATTAGGAACTAAGTTCTTTTCAGGCGTTGGGGGGCAAATTGATTTTGTTTATGGCGCTTCGCGTTCAAAAGGAGGGAAAGCTATTATTGCAATGCCATCCGTAACAAATAAAGGAGTGAGCAAAATTGCACCAACATTAGCCGCAGGAGCAGGTGTAGTCACTACGCGTAATCATATTCATTGGTTTGTAACAGAATATGGTGCAGTGAATTTATATGGAAAAACTTTACAAGAACGAGCAAAATTGGTTATAAGTGTAGCACATCCAGATCATAGAGAATCTTTGGAAAAAGCTGCTTTTGAACGATTCGGATCACATTTTCGTTTCGTAACAAAATATTAA
- a CDS encoding DUF6089 family protein: protein MKKICFLIFMLLVGAQSAIKAQFYIPYNANEAYFSLGIGPGYLYGDAAAQNVSSTDHTLTDFAPVNIGLSISLDYTKYWTPGLSYDISLLYSHFKGNENQSHLSYRGYAFESHLGELSAKIQFGPLSFIEKESMLLDPYFILGAGIVGAYVPSWSFAKDTNRPDGTDHLKHSILGLSMIGGVGLKFPISPSLTGRLELTLHPTTTDYLDGFHPKSSKNNDFFVVGLVKISYQLFKYQNERYD from the coding sequence ATGAAAAAAATATGCTTTTTAATTTTTATGCTTTTAGTGGGGGCACAAAGTGCTATAAAAGCACAATTTTATATACCATATAATGCAAATGAAGCTTATTTTTCACTAGGAATTGGACCCGGATATCTGTATGGAGATGCTGCAGCACAAAACGTATCATCGACAGATCATACACTGACGGATTTTGCTCCAGTCAACATTGGGCTTTCCATCAGCCTTGACTACACAAAATACTGGACTCCAGGACTATCTTATGACATATCCCTTCTATATTCGCATTTTAAAGGGAATGAAAATCAATCACATTTATCTTATCGAGGATATGCTTTCGAATCTCATTTAGGAGAGTTGTCTGCAAAAATTCAATTTGGCCCCCTTTCTTTTATCGAAAAAGAAAGTATGTTACTAGATCCGTATTTTATCTTAGGAGCAGGAATCGTTGGAGCGTACGTTCCATCATGGAGTTTCGCAAAAGACACAAATCGTCCTGATGGAACAGATCACCTAAAACATAGCATCTTAGGTTTATCTATGATAGGAGGAGTGGGATTAAAATTTCCCATCTCCCCATCTTTAACTGGTCGCTTAGAATTAACGCTACATCCAACTACCACGGACTATTTGGATGGATTTCATCCTAAAAGCTCAAAAAATAATGACTTCTTTGTAGTTGGCCTTGTAAAAATCAGCTATCAGCTATTCAAATATCAAAATGAACGATACGATTAG
- the icd gene encoding NADP-dependent isocitrate dehydrogenase, with protein MEITFTNHQIQTPDNPTIPYIEGDGIGPEIWTAAKQVMDAAVRKAYNGKRHIEWKEVLAGEKAFNQTGTWLPNDTLKAFQTYRIGIKGPLTTPIGGGIRSLNVALRQTLDLFVCLRPVRWFKGVPAPVKHPENVKMVIFRENTEDIYAGIEFELGKPETDIFRHFLTDEMGISKVRFPESSAFGVKPISKDGSERLVRSAIHYAITNHLPSVTLVHKGNIMKYTEGAFKNWGYQIAANEFGDAVFCWPTYLEIKKRDGKRAADEAFENAKTQGKIIIKDVITDAFLQESLLHPEDHSVIATMNLNGDYISDQLAACVGGIGIAPGANINYDSGHAIFEATHGTAPDIAGTGKANPSSLLLSGVMMLDYLGWTEAGKLIENALEALMAEGKMTADLYSQTEHATLLTTPAYADAMLAKIESAF; from the coding sequence ATGGAAATTACTTTTACCAATCACCAAATACAAACCCCGGATAATCCTACCATTCCCTATATTGAGGGAGATGGCATTGGGCCTGAGATATGGACAGCTGCAAAGCAAGTGATGGATGCTGCTGTACGAAAGGCATATAACGGTAAGCGTCATATAGAATGGAAAGAAGTTCTGGCTGGAGAGAAGGCATTTAATCAAACCGGGACATGGCTGCCAAATGATACTTTAAAGGCTTTCCAGACCTATCGCATTGGTATTAAAGGGCCTTTAACCACTCCTATTGGAGGAGGTATACGTTCATTGAACGTAGCTTTACGTCAAACTCTTGATCTGTTTGTTTGTCTGCGTCCGGTACGCTGGTTCAAAGGAGTGCCTGCTCCGGTAAAGCATCCTGAAAATGTAAAGATGGTGATTTTTCGAGAAAATACTGAAGATATTTATGCCGGTATTGAATTTGAGCTTGGAAAACCAGAAACAGATATTTTCCGCCATTTTTTGACTGATGAAATGGGCATTTCGAAAGTTCGGTTTCCAGAGAGCAGTGCATTTGGAGTAAAGCCGATATCAAAAGATGGTTCTGAACGATTGGTACGTTCTGCAATACATTATGCGATAACCAATCATTTGCCTTCCGTTACTTTGGTGCATAAGGGAAACATTATGAAATATACGGAAGGTGCATTTAAAAACTGGGGTTATCAAATTGCTGCGAATGAATTTGGAGATGCCGTTTTTTGCTGGCCTACTTATTTGGAAATCAAAAAGAGAGATGGGAAAAGGGCAGCGGATGAGGCTTTTGAAAACGCTAAAACTCAGGGCAAAATAATTATTAAGGACGTAATTACAGACGCATTTTTGCAGGAATCACTACTTCATCCTGAAGATCATTCGGTTATAGCAACTATGAATTTGAACGGTGATTATATTTCCGATCAACTGGCAGCCTGTGTTGGAGGTATTGGAATTGCCCCCGGAGCCAATATTAATTATGATAGTGGGCATGCCATTTTTGAAGCAACTCATGGAACTGCTCCTGACATTGCAGGAACAGGAAAAGCAAATCCTTCGTCGTTATTGCTTTCTGGTGTTATGATGTTGGATTATCTTGGATGGACCGAGGCAGGCAAATTAATTGAAAATGCTTTGGAAGCTTTGATGGCGGAAGGTAAAATGACGGCAGATTTATATTCGCAAACTGAACATGCTACATTACTTACAACCCCTGCATATGCAGATGCCATGCTAGCAAAAATAGAGTCGGCATTTTGA
- a CDS encoding 2-oxoacid:acceptor oxidoreductase subunit alpha, which yields MTKSNKIIELEHVVIRFSGDSGDGMQLTGTLFSNLSAILGNEISTFPDYPAEIRAPQGTLGGVSGFQVHLGSEKVMTPGDKVDVLVSMNPAALKMNAKEVKPGGVIIYDENAFTASGLQKAAFKTDNPFSELELLDIQLLGIPLTDMTKRSMEGIAVDNKLGLRSKNMFALGLICWLFNRPIEKAQEFLMKKFSKKPEVLRANIKALVDGFNYGNNLHVAVSTYRIVKSHIEKGRYTSINGNKAVAYGLMAAAQKAGLQLFLGSYPITPASDIMHELTARKDLGVRVIQSEDEIAGISTAIGASFAGNLAVTSTSGPGLALKSEAIGLAVMAELPLVIVDVQRGGPSTGLPTKTEQADLLQALYGRNGESPLVVMAASTPDNCFNYAYMAAKIAVEHVTPVILLTDGFIANGTALWKLPSLSNFPEIVAPRAPMSADEWSPYMRDSEKLNRYWMVPGTEGFMHRIGGLEKNDVSGEISTDPMNHQKMVDLRRAKIEKIADYIPDLSIYGDQNADVLLVGWGSTYGHLSTAVDELIDAGKRVALAHFNYIMPLPKNTYDVLSHYSKIIVCELNGGQFASYLRSQLEGLTFQQYNKVQGQPFEVDELMAFVSGLC from the coding sequence ATGACAAAGTCAAATAAAATAATCGAATTGGAGCATGTTGTCATCCGATTTTCAGGAGATTCTGGAGATGGAATGCAACTAACAGGAACCCTGTTTTCTAATCTTTCTGCTATATTGGGAAATGAAATCTCAACCTTCCCTGATTATCCGGCCGAGATTCGGGCTCCACAAGGTACACTAGGCGGCGTTTCTGGTTTTCAGGTTCACTTAGGGTCAGAAAAGGTGATGACTCCCGGGGACAAAGTTGATGTTCTTGTGTCAATGAACCCCGCAGCACTTAAAATGAATGCCAAGGAAGTTAAACCTGGAGGCGTTATCATATATGATGAAAACGCTTTTACAGCTTCCGGTTTACAGAAGGCAGCTTTTAAAACCGACAATCCATTTTCAGAGCTAGAACTTCTAGATATTCAATTACTTGGAATCCCTTTGACTGACATGACCAAACGAAGTATGGAGGGCATTGCGGTAGATAATAAACTAGGATTGCGCTCTAAAAATATGTTTGCTTTGGGATTGATTTGCTGGCTCTTTAATCGTCCAATTGAAAAAGCGCAGGAATTTTTGATGAAGAAATTTTCCAAAAAGCCGGAGGTCTTACGTGCTAATATAAAAGCGTTGGTGGATGGCTTTAACTACGGCAATAATCTTCATGTGGCTGTATCTACCTATCGAATCGTTAAATCACATATTGAAAAAGGTCGTTATACCAGCATTAATGGAAATAAAGCTGTGGCTTATGGCTTGATGGCTGCTGCACAAAAAGCAGGTTTACAATTGTTTTTGGGAAGCTATCCTATAACGCCAGCATCGGATATTATGCATGAACTGACTGCTCGTAAGGATCTTGGCGTACGGGTGATTCAGTCAGAAGATGAGATTGCAGGTATTTCAACGGCTATTGGAGCAAGTTTTGCAGGGAATTTAGCTGTGACTTCCACGTCAGGACCAGGTTTAGCATTGAAAAGCGAAGCCATAGGATTAGCTGTTATGGCTGAATTGCCTTTAGTTATTGTAGATGTACAGCGAGGCGGTCCGTCGACCGGATTGCCAACAAAAACGGAACAGGCAGATTTATTACAGGCGCTTTATGGACGTAATGGAGAAAGTCCTCTTGTTGTGATGGCTGCCAGCACACCCGATAATTGTTTCAATTATGCGTACATGGCTGCCAAGATTGCTGTTGAGCATGTAACGCCTGTTATTCTTTTAACGGATGGTTTTATTGCCAATGGGACAGCTTTGTGGAAATTACCTTCGTTGAGTAATTTTCCTGAAATTGTGGCACCCAGGGCTCCGATGTCGGCAGATGAATGGAGTCCATATATGCGTGATTCAGAAAAACTTAACAGATACTGGATGGTTCCCGGTACAGAAGGATTCATGCATCGTATCGGAGGGTTAGAAAAAAATGATGTATCCGGTGAAATTTCGACCGACCCGATGAACCATCAGAAAATGGTGGATTTACGTCGTGCGAAAATAGAAAAAATAGCCGATTATATTCCTGATCTTTCTATTTATGGAGATCAAAATGCAGATGTTTTATTGGTAGGTTGGGGGAGTACTTATGGGCATCTTAGTACTGCAGTAGATGAATTGATTGATGCAGGAAAACGAGTTGCTTTGGCTCATTTTAATTACATTATGCCCTTGCCAAAGAATACGTATGACGTTTTATCCCATTATTCAAAGATTATTGTGTGTGAGTTGAATGGTGGTCAGTTTGCATCTTATTTACGCTCACAATTAGAAGGTCTAACATTTCAACAATATAACAAGGTACAAGGACAACCGTTTGAAGTAGATGAATTGATGGCGTTTGTATCCGGGTTATGTTAA
- a CDS encoding cell division protein ZapA translates to MEEATFQITVQVAGYRFPLNIKRDEEILYRDAAKALKEKLDFYQHRHPGLPYETILILAAYHFAVTSEREKYQEDVDPIVEKLKLLDKALEQALKV, encoded by the coding sequence ATGGAAGAGGCAACTTTTCAAATAACGGTCCAGGTTGCGGGATATCGATTCCCCCTTAATATCAAAAGGGATGAAGAAATCTTATATCGGGATGCTGCCAAGGCCTTAAAAGAGAAACTGGATTTCTATCAACATCGGCATCCAGGTTTACCTTATGAAACTATTTTGATTTTGGCAGCGTATCATTTTGCGGTAACAAGCGAACGTGAAAAATATCAAGAAGATGTAGATCCTATAGTTGAAAAATTGAAGCTATTGGATAAAGCTTTAGAGCAAGCTCTAAAGGTTTGA